The following are encoded in a window of Phaseolus vulgaris cultivar G19833 chromosome 3, P. vulgaris v2.0, whole genome shotgun sequence genomic DNA:
- the LOC137806409 gene encoding uncharacterized protein isoform X3 yields the protein MLTNPKGGSDISPEDPIGVIFGKEHPGRVRGLSYGACPSLAFKGSTTRLSGMNHASSSSTSSNVEDKVTQMENELATLKNQMNTLLAYIALRKDVPEHFAAMAANLVHASTNEASDYGSGAPSPNQVIGSSAGSKTN from the exons ATGTTGACAAATCCAAAAGGTGGTTCAGATATATCTCCAGAAGATCCAATTGGTGTCATATTTGGAAAGGAGCATCCGGGTCGAGTTAGAGGGCTATCATATGGAGCTTGTCCCAGCCTTGCTTTCAAAGGATCCACAACAAGGCTAAGTGGTATGAACCATGCTTCCTCTAGTTCAACTTCGTCAAATGTGGAGGACAAGGTAACTCAAATGGAAAATGAGCTTGCAACTCTGAAAAATCAAATGAACACTTTGCTTGCATATATTGCTTTAAGAAAAGATGTTCCAGAACATTTTGCTGCAATGGCAGCTAATTTGGTTCATGCATCCACCAATgag gcatcagattatggaagtggtgctccatcacctaatcaagtaataggATCAAGTGCCGGAAGCAAAACTAATTAg